A genome region from Mycolicibacterium litorale includes the following:
- a CDS encoding glycine betaine ABC transporter substrate-binding protein — MRRLLVALCAVVVVAACGAPQPGPSLRIGSAEDDASVLTAHLYAAALRYYGTATRVEPTADPLTALDAGDVAVVPGLTGRLLQRFQPDATARADEQVYRDMVSALPEGIGAGDYTTAAEDKPALAVTERTVAELGGQDLSALVRRCGEVTPGRVRGVRTPAAIGTCRLPNPREFPDSATLFAAVQAGKVDAAWTTTAAPDIPPRLVVLADRTALVRAENVVPLYRRNTLDESQILALNEVAGVLDTAALAQMRAQVAEGADPAAVADEWLAAHPLRD, encoded by the coding sequence GTGCGCCGTCTACTGGTCGCACTCTGCGCGGTGGTGGTGGTGGCCGCCTGCGGGGCACCGCAGCCCGGGCCGTCGCTGAGGATCGGGTCCGCCGAGGACGACGCATCGGTGCTGACCGCCCACCTCTATGCCGCCGCTCTTCGCTACTACGGCACCGCCACCCGGGTGGAGCCGACCGCCGACCCACTGACCGCGCTCGACGCCGGCGATGTCGCGGTCGTGCCCGGGTTGACCGGCCGGCTGCTGCAGCGCTTCCAGCCCGACGCGACCGCCCGCGCCGACGAGCAGGTCTACCGCGACATGGTCTCGGCGCTGCCCGAGGGCATCGGCGCCGGGGACTACACCACCGCGGCCGAGGACAAACCCGCGCTCGCGGTCACCGAGCGCACCGTCGCCGAACTCGGCGGTCAGGATCTCTCGGCGCTGGTGCGCCGCTGCGGTGAGGTCACGCCGGGCCGGGTCCGGGGGGTGCGTACCCCCGCGGCGATCGGCACCTGCAGGCTGCCCAATCCGCGCGAATTCCCCGATTCCGCAACGCTGTTCGCCGCCGTACAGGCCGGGAAGGTGGACGCCGCGTGGACCACGACGGCGGCGCCGGACATCCCGCCGCGACTGGTGGTGCTGGCCGACCGCACGGCGCTGGTGCGCGCCGAGAACGTGGTGCCGCTGTACCGGCGCAACACCCTCGACGAATCGCAGATCCTCGCGCTCAACGAGGTCGCCGGCGTGCTCGACACCGCGGCGCTGGCGCAGATGCGCGCCCAGGTCGCCGAGGGTGCGGATCCCGCCGCGGTGGCCGACGAATGGCTCGCCGCCCACCCGCTGCGTGACTGA
- a CDS encoding general stress protein, translated as MTSPFQSGPTPGTPPTTAAGARGVPAPLPTPPKGWPIGSYATYAEAQRAVDYLSDQQFPVQQVTIVGVDLMQVERVTGRLSWPKVLGGGVLTGAWLGLFIGLILGFFSPNPWSALLTGVIAGVFFGLITSAIPYAMARGTRDFSSTMQLVAGRYDVLCDPQNAEQGRDLLARLTI; from the coding sequence ATGACGAGTCCTTTCCAGTCCGGGCCGACACCGGGCACGCCGCCGACCACCGCGGCCGGTGCGCGCGGGGTGCCCGCCCCGCTGCCCACGCCGCCCAAGGGGTGGCCGATCGGTTCCTACGCGACCTACGCCGAAGCCCAGCGCGCGGTGGACTACCTGTCTGATCAGCAGTTCCCCGTCCAGCAGGTGACGATCGTCGGGGTGGACCTGATGCAGGTGGAGCGGGTCACCGGCCGGCTGTCGTGGCCCAAGGTGCTCGGCGGCGGCGTGCTGACCGGCGCCTGGCTGGGCCTGTTCATCGGCTTGATCCTCGGGTTCTTCAGCCCGAATCCGTGGAGCGCCCTGCTCACCGGTGTGATCGCCGGTGTGTTCTTCGGGCTGATCACTTCGGCGATCCCGTACGCGATGGCCCGCGGCACAAGGGATTTCAGCTCGACCATGCAACTGGTCGCCGGCCGCTACGACGTGCTGTGCGATCCGCAGAACGCCGAGCAGGGACGGGATCTGCTGGCGCGCTTGACGATCTGA
- a CDS encoding DUF732 domain-containing protein, protein MKRSHRAAIASLAVSGMIGSAMSLGTGTAGADTATDMFLSALAGSGISGVDTATAVRVGQSVCPMLAEPGQNVANVAADVSEMIGRPLGPATMFTGLAIQVFCPGAVAALAYGKSPLPLPGL, encoded by the coding sequence ATGAAGCGCAGTCACCGCGCGGCCATCGCGTCGCTCGCCGTATCCGGCATGATCGGTTCCGCCATGTCGCTGGGCACCGGGACGGCGGGGGCCGATACGGCCACCGACATGTTCCTGTCCGCCCTGGCCGGTTCCGGGATCAGCGGGGTCGACACCGCCACCGCGGTGCGCGTCGGCCAGTCGGTGTGCCCGATGCTGGCCGAACCGGGCCAGAACGTCGCGAACGTCGCCGCCGACGTCTCCGAGATGATCGGCCGCCCGCTGGGACCGGCCACCATGTTCACCGGCCTGGCGATCCAGGTGTTCTGCCCGGGCGCGGTCGCGGCGCTCGCCTACGGCAAGTCGCCGCTTCCGCTTCCCGGTCTGTAG
- a CDS encoding NAD(P)-dependent malic enzyme — MVRTPQVVIDDEEIFAAHEGGKLSVELKAPLDTQRALSIAYTPGVAQVSRAIANDPALAAKYTWANRLVAVVSDGSAVLGLGDIGAAASLPVMEGKSALFKTFGGLDSIPIVLDTKDPDEIVETLVRLRPTFGAVNLEDISAPRCFEIERRVIEALDCPVMHDDQHGTAIVVLAALMGATKVLDRDMAALRVVISGAGAAGVACANILLAAGIPDVTVLDSKGIVHSGREDLNSFKAELAERTNPAGRTGGVAEALDGADMFLGLSAGVVPEEAVATMAPGGIVFALSNPDPEIHPDAARKYAAVVATGRSDFPNQINNVLAFPGVFRGALDAGARRITERMKVAAAEAIFSVVGDDLAVDHIVPSALDPRVAPAVAAAVAAASES; from the coding sequence ATGGTGCGTACCCCGCAAGTCGTCATCGATGACGAAGAGATCTTCGCCGCCCACGAGGGCGGCAAACTCTCGGTCGAACTCAAGGCGCCGCTGGACACCCAGCGCGCACTGTCGATCGCCTACACCCCCGGCGTCGCCCAGGTCAGCCGCGCCATCGCGAACGACCCCGCGCTGGCCGCGAAGTACACGTGGGCCAACCGGCTGGTGGCGGTGGTCAGCGACGGCAGCGCCGTGCTCGGCCTCGGCGACATCGGCGCCGCCGCGTCGCTGCCGGTGATGGAGGGCAAGAGCGCGCTGTTCAAGACGTTCGGCGGCCTGGACTCGATCCCGATCGTGCTCGACACCAAGGATCCCGACGAGATCGTCGAGACGCTGGTGCGCCTGCGCCCCACCTTCGGTGCGGTGAATCTCGAGGACATCTCGGCGCCGCGCTGCTTCGAGATCGAACGCCGCGTCATCGAAGCGCTCGACTGCCCGGTCATGCACGACGACCAGCACGGCACCGCGATCGTGGTGCTCGCCGCGCTTATGGGTGCGACCAAGGTCCTCGACCGCGACATGGCCGCGCTGCGCGTGGTGATCTCCGGTGCGGGCGCCGCCGGCGTCGCGTGCGCCAACATCCTGCTGGCGGCGGGGATCCCCGACGTCACCGTGCTGGACAGCAAGGGCATCGTCCACTCCGGACGCGAGGACCTCAACTCGTTCAAGGCCGAACTCGCCGAGCGCACCAACCCGGCGGGACGCACCGGCGGGGTCGCCGAGGCGCTCGACGGCGCCGATATGTTCCTCGGCCTGTCGGCGGGCGTCGTCCCCGAGGAGGCGGTCGCGACGATGGCGCCGGGCGGCATCGTGTTCGCGCTGTCCAACCCGGACCCGGAGATCCATCCGGACGCCGCCCGCAAGTACGCGGCCGTCGTGGCCACCGGGCGCAGCGACTTCCCGAACCAGATCAACAACGTGCTGGCGTTCCCCGGTGTGTTCCGCGGCGCACTCGACGCCGGGGCGCGACGGATCACCGAACGCATGAAGGTGGCTGCGGCCGAAGCGATCTTCTCGGTGGTCGGTGACGACCTGGCCGTCGACCACATCGTGCCCAGCGCGCTCGATCCCCGGGTGGCGCCTGCGGTGGCCGCGGCCGTGGCGGCGGCCTCCGAGTCCTGA
- the corA gene encoding magnesium/cobalt transporter CorA: MPSFHVPVARAVVDCGVYCDGDRLPGRYTHASALQEARELAGQGRTAFVWIGLHEPDEHQMQTVAELFGLHELAVEDAVHAHQRPKVERYDDTLFLVLKTVKYIEHESMAKVREIVETGEIMVFVGPDFVVTVRHGDHSGLTGVRRRLEATPASLAQGPYAVMHAIADQVVDSYLDVTEMVETDIDAMEEDIFSPRSRTNIEHIYLLKREVVELRRSVAPLTPALQRISDFDDLISIEVRRYMRDVLDHNIRASDRIGSYDDLLSSLVQAALGKVAMQQNVDMRKISSWVAIAAVPTAMAGIYGMNFDYMPELHQKWGYPAVLLVMVTVCGLLYRTFRHNHWL; encoded by the coding sequence ATGCCGTCGTTCCACGTTCCGGTGGCCAGGGCGGTGGTCGACTGCGGCGTGTACTGCGACGGCGACCGCCTTCCCGGTAGGTACACCCATGCGTCCGCACTGCAGGAGGCGCGCGAACTGGCCGGCCAGGGCCGGACGGCGTTCGTGTGGATCGGGTTGCACGAGCCCGACGAGCACCAGATGCAAACGGTCGCTGAGCTGTTCGGCCTGCACGAGCTCGCCGTCGAGGACGCGGTGCATGCCCATCAGCGGCCCAAGGTCGAACGCTACGACGACACGCTGTTCCTGGTGCTCAAGACGGTCAAGTACATCGAGCACGAATCGATGGCCAAGGTGCGCGAGATCGTCGAGACCGGCGAGATCATGGTGTTCGTCGGACCCGATTTCGTCGTCACCGTCCGCCACGGTGACCACAGCGGCCTGACCGGCGTCCGCCGCCGCCTCGAAGCCACCCCCGCGTCGCTGGCGCAGGGGCCGTACGCGGTCATGCATGCGATTGCCGACCAGGTGGTGGACAGCTACCTCGACGTCACCGAGATGGTGGAGACCGACATCGACGCGATGGAGGAGGACATCTTCTCGCCGCGGTCGCGCACCAACATCGAACACATCTATCTGCTCAAACGCGAAGTGGTGGAGCTGCGCCGGTCCGTCGCGCCGCTGACCCCGGCGCTGCAGCGGATCAGCGACTTCGACGATCTGATCTCGATCGAGGTGCGCCGCTATATGCGCGACGTCCTCGACCACAACATCCGCGCCTCCGACCGCATCGGCAGCTACGACGACCTGCTGAGCTCGCTGGTGCAGGCCGCGCTCGGCAAGGTCGCGATGCAGCAGAACGTCGACATGCGCAAGATCTCGTCCTGGGTGGCGATCGCCGCGGTGCCCACCGCGATGGCCGGCATCTACGGGATGAACTTCGACTACATGCCCGAACTCCACCAGAAGTGGGGCTATCCCGCGGTGCTGCTGGTCATGGTGACGGTGTGCGGGCTGCTGTACCGCACCTTCCGCCACAACCACTGGCTCTAG
- a CDS encoding SDR family NAD(P)-dependent oxidoreductase, giving the protein MQGFAGKVAVVTGAGSGIGQALAIELARSGASVAISDVNTEGLAVTEERIKAIGAPVKCDRLDVTEREAFLLYADEVKDHFGKVNQIYNNAGIAFTGDIEISQFKDIERVMDVDFWGVVNGTKAFLPHLIASGDGHVVNVSSVFGLFSVPGQGAYNAAKFAVRGFTEALHQEMTAAGHPVKVTTVHPGGIKTAIARNATAAEGLDPEELAKLFDKKLANTSPEQAAKVILEGVRKNRARVLIGNDAKVLDAIIRVVGPHYQRLFPKVTSKMLPRPH; this is encoded by the coding sequence ATGCAGGGCTTCGCCGGAAAGGTGGCCGTGGTGACCGGCGCCGGCTCGGGTATCGGGCAGGCACTGGCCATCGAGTTGGCCCGGTCCGGGGCCAGCGTCGCGATCAGCGACGTCAACACCGAGGGGCTGGCCGTCACCGAGGAGCGCATCAAGGCGATCGGTGCACCGGTGAAGTGCGACCGCCTGGACGTGACCGAGCGTGAGGCGTTCCTGCTCTACGCCGACGAGGTCAAGGACCACTTCGGCAAGGTCAACCAGATCTACAACAACGCAGGCATCGCGTTCACCGGTGACATCGAGATCAGCCAGTTCAAGGACATCGAACGGGTGATGGACGTGGACTTCTGGGGCGTCGTCAACGGCACCAAGGCGTTCCTGCCGCATCTGATCGCCTCCGGCGACGGTCACGTCGTCAACGTCTCCAGCGTCTTCGGTCTGTTCTCGGTGCCCGGTCAGGGGGCCTACAACGCCGCCAAGTTCGCCGTGCGCGGGTTCACCGAGGCGCTGCACCAGGAGATGACGGCGGCGGGTCACCCGGTCAAGGTGACCACCGTGCATCCCGGCGGCATCAAGACCGCGATCGCGCGCAACGCGACCGCCGCCGAGGGGCTGGACCCCGAGGAACTGGCCAAGCTCTTCGACAAGAAGCTGGCCAACACCTCCCCCGAGCAGGCCGCGAAGGTCATCCTCGAGGGTGTCCGCAAGAACAGGGCCCGCGTGCTGATCGGTAACGACGCCAAGGTGCTCGACGCGATCATCCGGGTGGTCGGACCGCACTATCAGCGGCTGTTCCCGAAGGTGACGTCGAAGATGCTGCCCCGGCCGCACTGA
- a CDS encoding ABC transporter ATP-binding protein yields the protein MAEIVLDRVTKSYPNGATAVKDLSITIADGEFIILVGPSGCGKSTTLNMIAGLEDITSGELRIGGQRVNDKAPKDRDIAMVFQSYALYPHMSVRQNIGFPLTLAKVKKEEINAKVEETAKILDLTELLDRKPGQLSGGQRQRVAMGRAIVRNPKAFLMDEPLSNLDAKLRVQMRSEISRLQNRLGTTTVYVTHDQTEAMTLGDRVVVMLAGVAQQIGSPEELYNRPANLFVAGFIGSPAMNFFPASLTDVGVRLPFGEVTLTQEAQDLISRRGKPRNVIVGVRPEHLEDASVLDGYARIRALSFEVKADIVESLGAEKYVHFRTEGAGARSDQLAQLAVESGQGENEFVARVSTESPVRQGDTINLALDTSKLVIFDADSGQNLTIPDEKSSPAPTLVEPEQPAE from the coding sequence ATGGCCGAAATCGTCTTGGACCGGGTGACCAAGAGTTACCCGAACGGTGCGACGGCGGTGAAGGATCTGTCGATCACCATCGCCGACGGCGAATTCATCATCCTGGTCGGACCGTCCGGGTGCGGGAAGTCGACGACGCTGAACATGATCGCCGGGCTGGAGGACATCACCTCCGGGGAACTGCGCATCGGCGGGCAGCGGGTCAACGACAAGGCGCCCAAGGACCGCGACATCGCGATGGTGTTCCAGTCCTACGCGCTGTATCCGCACATGTCGGTCCGGCAGAACATCGGATTCCCGCTCACCCTGGCGAAGGTCAAGAAAGAGGAGATCAACGCCAAGGTCGAGGAGACCGCGAAGATCCTCGACCTCACCGAACTGCTGGACCGCAAGCCCGGTCAGCTCTCGGGTGGTCAGCGCCAGCGGGTGGCGATGGGACGCGCGATCGTCCGCAACCCCAAGGCGTTCCTCATGGACGAACCGCTGAGCAACCTCGACGCGAAGCTGCGTGTGCAGATGCGCTCGGAGATCTCGCGGTTGCAGAACCGGTTGGGCACCACCACCGTCTACGTCACCCATGATCAGACCGAGGCGATGACGCTCGGCGACCGCGTCGTGGTCATGCTGGCCGGGGTCGCGCAGCAGATCGGCTCCCCCGAAGAGCTGTACAACCGGCCGGCCAACCTCTTCGTCGCCGGGTTCATCGGCTCACCGGCGATGAACTTCTTCCCGGCCTCGCTCACCGACGTCGGGGTGCGGCTGCCGTTCGGCGAGGTCACGCTCACCCAGGAGGCGCAGGATCTGATCTCGCGGCGCGGAAAGCCGCGCAACGTCATCGTCGGCGTGCGGCCCGAACACCTCGAGGACGCCTCGGTGCTCGACGGCTACGCCCGTATCCGCGCGCTGAGCTTCGAGGTCAAGGCCGACATCGTGGAGTCGCTGGGCGCCGAGAAGTACGTGCACTTCCGCACCGAGGGTGCCGGCGCGCGGTCGGATCAGCTCGCGCAGCTGGCCGTCGAATCCGGTCAGGGCGAGAACGAATTCGTGGCGCGGGTGTCCACCGAATCCCCGGTCCGCCAGGGTGACACCATCAACCTCGCGCTCGACACGTCGAAGCTGGTGATCTTCGACGCGGATTCGGGGCAGAACCTCACGATCCCCGACGAGAAGTCCTCTCCCGCACCGACGCTCGTGGAGCCGGAGCAGCCCGCCGAGTGA
- a CDS encoding carbohydrate ABC transporter permease codes for MEPPAQTAAPTATSGGTDDARSERRLAFLLIAPAVILMLAVTAYPIGYAVWLSLQRYNLAEPDDVAFVGLDNYITVLSDGYWWTAFAVTLAITVVSVAIEFVLGMALALVMHRTIFGKGVVRTAILVPYGIVTVAASYSWYYAWTPGTGYLANLLPEGSAPLTEQLPSLAIVVLAEVWKTTPFMALLLLAGLALVPQDLLNAAQMDGAGAWKRLVKVILPLIKPAILVALLFRTLDAFRVFDNIYVLTGGANNTGSVSILGYDNLFKAFNLGLGSAISVLVFLSVAIIAFIYIKVFGASAPGSDEERR; via the coding sequence ATGGAACCCCCGGCGCAGACCGCGGCCCCGACCGCGACCAGTGGCGGGACCGACGACGCCCGCTCCGAGCGGCGGCTGGCGTTCCTGCTGATCGCCCCGGCGGTCATCCTGATGCTGGCGGTCACTGCCTACCCGATCGGCTACGCGGTGTGGCTGAGCCTGCAGCGCTACAACCTCGCCGAACCCGACGACGTGGCGTTCGTCGGCCTGGACAACTACATCACCGTGCTCAGCGACGGGTACTGGTGGACGGCGTTCGCGGTGACGCTGGCGATCACGGTCGTGTCGGTGGCCATCGAGTTCGTGCTCGGCATGGCACTGGCCCTGGTCATGCACCGCACCATCTTCGGCAAGGGTGTGGTGCGCACCGCGATCCTGGTGCCGTACGGCATCGTCACCGTCGCCGCGTCCTACAGCTGGTACTACGCCTGGACGCCGGGCACCGGCTACCTGGCCAACCTGCTGCCCGAGGGCAGCGCCCCTTTGACCGAGCAATTGCCGTCGCTGGCCATCGTGGTGCTCGCCGAGGTGTGGAAGACCACGCCGTTCATGGCGCTGCTGCTGCTCGCCGGTCTGGCCCTGGTGCCCCAGGATCTGCTCAACGCCGCGCAGATGGACGGTGCGGGCGCCTGGAAGCGGCTCGTGAAAGTCATTCTGCCGCTTATCAAACCGGCGATCCTGGTGGCGCTGCTGTTCCGCACGCTCGACGCATTCCGCGTCTTCGACAACATCTACGTGCTCACCGGCGGCGCCAACAACACCGGTTCGGTGTCGATCCTGGGTTACGACAACCTGTTCAAGGCGTTCAACCTGGGCCTGGGTTCGGCGATCAGCGTGCTGGTGTTCCTGTCGGTGGCGATCATCGCGTTCATCTACATCAAGGTGTTCGGCGCATCGGCCCCCGGTTCCGACGAGGAAAGGCGCTGA
- a CDS encoding carbohydrate ABC transporter permease has translation MSAGRATGWTIVNILVVAYALFPVLWILSLSLKSTATVKDGRLIPSEITFANYKAIFTGNAFTSALFNSIGIGLITTFIAVVIGGMAAYAVARLAFPGKRLLIGVALLIAMFPHISLVTPIFNIERALGLFDTWPGLIIPYITFALPLAIYTLSAFFREIPWDLEKAAKMDGATPAQAFRMVIAPLAAPGIVTAAILVFIFAWNDLLLALSLTATERAITAPVAIANFTGSSQFEEPTGSIAAGAMVITIPIIIFVLIFQRRIVAGLTSGAVKG, from the coding sequence GTGAGCGCCGGGCGCGCGACCGGGTGGACCATCGTCAACATCCTCGTGGTGGCCTACGCGCTGTTCCCGGTGCTGTGGATCCTGAGCCTGTCGCTGAAGTCGACGGCGACGGTCAAGGACGGCAGGCTGATTCCGTCGGAGATCACCTTCGCCAACTACAAGGCGATCTTCACCGGCAACGCCTTCACCTCGGCGCTGTTCAACTCGATCGGCATCGGGTTGATCACCACCTTCATCGCCGTCGTGATCGGCGGCATGGCCGCCTACGCGGTGGCGAGGCTGGCGTTCCCCGGTAAGCGGCTGCTGATCGGCGTCGCCCTGCTGATCGCGATGTTCCCCCACATCTCGCTGGTCACACCGATTTTCAACATCGAGCGCGCCCTCGGCCTGTTCGACACCTGGCCCGGCCTGATCATCCCGTACATCACGTTCGCGCTGCCGCTGGCGATCTACACGCTCTCGGCGTTCTTCCGGGAGATCCCGTGGGATCTGGAGAAGGCCGCGAAGATGGACGGCGCGACGCCGGCCCAGGCGTTCCGCATGGTGATCGCGCCGCTGGCCGCGCCCGGCATCGTCACCGCCGCGATCCTGGTGTTCATCTTCGCCTGGAACGACCTGCTGCTGGCGCTGTCGCTGACGGCGACGGAGCGGGCGATCACCGCGCCGGTGGCGATCGCGAACTTCACGGGCAGTTCGCAGTTCGAGGAGCCGACCGGGTCGATCGCGGCCGGCGCGATGGTGATCACGATTCCGATCATCATCTTTGTTCTCATCTTCCAGCGACGGATTGTCGCCGGGTTGACGTCCGGTGCGGTGAAGGGGTAG
- a CDS encoding ABC transporter substrate-binding protein has product MRARRLGAAAIAALTTASTLSACSSGGGGIVINYYTPANEAATFTAVSERCNDELGGRFRIQQRNLPKGADDQRLQLARRLTGNDRSLDVMALDVVWTAEFAEAGWALPLSDDPAGLAEADANANTLPGPLETAKWQDKLYASPITTNTQLLWYRPDLMAQAPTTWDGMVAEATRLHAEGGPSWIAVQGKQYEGLVVWFNTLLESAGGQVLSDDGQRVTLTDTPEHRAATVKALQIIKSVATAPGADPSVTQTDETTARLALEQGKAALEVNWPYVLPSFLENAVKGGVSFLPLNEDPALAGSINDVGTFSPTDEQFTRAFDASKPVLGFAPYPGVNPGEPAKVTLGGLNLAVAKTTQHPAEAFEAVRCLRNVENQRYTSVEGGLPAVRASLYDDPAFQAEYPQYEIIRDQLTNAAVRPATPVYQSVSTRMSVTLAPINQIDPERTADELAEQVQKAIDGKGLIP; this is encoded by the coding sequence GTGCGCGCTCGGCGGCTTGGGGCTGCAGCGATCGCCGCTCTGACGACGGCGTCGACTCTGTCGGCGTGCAGTTCCGGCGGCGGTGGAATCGTCATCAACTACTACACCCCGGCGAACGAGGCGGCGACGTTCACCGCGGTCTCCGAGCGCTGCAACGACGAACTCGGCGGACGCTTCCGCATCCAGCAGCGCAATCTGCCCAAGGGCGCCGACGACCAGCGTCTGCAGCTCGCGCGCCGGCTCACCGGCAACGACCGGTCACTCGACGTGATGGCGCTCGACGTGGTGTGGACCGCGGAGTTCGCCGAGGCGGGCTGGGCGCTGCCGCTGTCCGACGACCCGGCCGGACTCGCCGAGGCCGACGCGAACGCCAACACCCTGCCCGGGCCGCTGGAGACCGCGAAGTGGCAGGACAAGCTCTACGCGTCGCCGATCACGACGAACACGCAATTGCTCTGGTACCGCCCCGATCTGATGGCGCAGGCGCCGACCACATGGGACGGCATGGTCGCGGAGGCGACCCGGCTGCACGCCGAGGGCGGGCCCAGCTGGATCGCGGTGCAGGGCAAGCAGTACGAGGGCCTGGTGGTGTGGTTCAACACGCTGCTGGAGAGCGCGGGCGGTCAGGTGCTCTCCGACGACGGGCAGCGGGTCACGCTGACCGACACCCCGGAACACCGCGCGGCCACCGTGAAGGCCCTGCAGATCATCAAGTCGGTGGCCACCGCGCCGGGCGCCGACCCCTCGGTCACCCAGACCGATGAGACCACCGCCCGTCTCGCCCTCGAACAGGGCAAGGCGGCGCTCGAGGTGAACTGGCCCTACGTGCTGCCGTCGTTCCTGGAGAACGCGGTCAAGGGCGGCGTGTCGTTCCTGCCGCTCAACGAGGATCCGGCGCTGGCGGGCAGCATCAACGACGTGGGCACGTTCTCGCCGACCGACGAACAGTTCACCCGCGCGTTCGACGCGAGCAAGCCGGTGCTCGGGTTCGCGCCGTACCCGGGGGTCAACCCCGGTGAGCCGGCGAAGGTGACGCTGGGCGGGCTCAACCTCGCGGTCGCCAAGACCACCCAGCACCCGGCCGAGGCCTTCGAGGCCGTGCGCTGCCTGCGCAACGTCGAGAACCAGCGCTACACGTCGGTGGAGGGCGGCCTGCCCGCGGTGCGGGCCTCGCTGTACGACGATCCGGCGTTCCAGGCCGAGTATCCGCAGTACGAGATCATCCGCGACCAGCTCACCAACGCCGCGGTGCGGCCTGCCACGCCGGTGTACCAGTCGGTGTCGACCCGGATGTCGGTGACGCTGGCGCCGATCAATCAGATCGATCCGGAACGTACGGCCGACGAACTGGCCGAGCAGGTGCAGAAAGCCATCGACGGGAAGGGGCTGATCCCGTGA
- a CDS encoding suppressor of fused domain protein, whose amino-acid sequence MTDVLSVVRAHLGEHFRRAGITAEPVSASVTFLGTEQIEVLRFGPDADGVAHYVSLGCSRHPMFDPTELVTDPIHGPRAEVVVALRGPTPKGLARSLAVLAAAPAVEGLVLEADALIDLETPLWEPAPFTAFLLGRSEIEDVPLPGPMPDVTIFSATPITPTEAAWVRLKGADAMREAWLTDGVDVLDPDRRAASPS is encoded by the coding sequence GTGACCGATGTCCTGAGCGTGGTGCGCGCCCATCTGGGCGAGCACTTCAGGCGGGCCGGGATCACCGCGGAACCCGTCTCCGCCAGCGTCACGTTCCTGGGCACCGAACAGATCGAGGTGCTGCGGTTCGGCCCGGATGCGGACGGTGTCGCGCACTATGTGTCGCTGGGCTGTTCGCGGCACCCGATGTTCGATCCGACCGAGCTGGTGACCGACCCGATTCACGGTCCGCGCGCCGAAGTCGTTGTGGCGCTGCGGGGTCCGACGCCCAAGGGGCTCGCGCGGTCGCTCGCGGTGCTGGCCGCGGCGCCCGCCGTCGAGGGACTCGTGCTCGAGGCCGATGCGTTGATCGACCTGGAGACCCCGCTGTGGGAGCCGGCGCCGTTCACCGCGTTCCTGTTGGGGCGCAGCGAGATCGAGGACGTGCCGTTGCCCGGGCCGATGCCGGACGTGACGATCTTCTCGGCCACTCCGATCACCCCGACCGAGGCGGCGTGGGTACGCCTCAAGGGCGCCGACGCCATGCGTGAGGCGTGGCTGACCGACGGCGTCGACGTGCTCGACCCCGACCGGCGGGCCGCCAGCCCGAGCTAG